A single region of the Nicotiana sylvestris chromosome 6, ASM39365v2, whole genome shotgun sequence genome encodes:
- the LOC104229363 gene encoding receptor protein-tyrosine kinase CEPR2, whose protein sequence is MAIMELLIGFVSPHEMTLLPFPISTMARIQRLHSLQILATFLLLVLFFQPSKSLTAETQALLHFKEQLNDPLSYLDSWKDSETPCKFNGITCDQNTGLVTEISLDNKSISGVISPSIFSLKSLTSLVLPSNSLSGNLPSEITNCTNLKILNVTGNDMNGTIPDLSKLTNLEVLDLSINYFSGKFPSWVGNFTSLVALGLGDNDFVEGKIPETLGNLKKVYWLYLAGSNLIGEIPESIFEMEALGTLDISRNQISGNFPKYINKLKNLWKIELFQNKLTGELPVELADLSLLQEFDISSNQMYGKLPPGIGNLKKLTVFQIFKNNFSGEIPPAFGEMQHLDAFSVYRNSFSGAFPANLGRFSPLNSIDISENKFTGGFPKYLCQNGNLQFLLAIENSFSGEFPSTYSSCKSLQRLRVSNNQLSGKISDGVWGLPNVLMLDFSDNKFSGTISPDIGTATSLSQLVLSNNRFSGELPKEVGKLTQLERLYLDNNEFSGAIPSELGKLKQLSSLHLEKNSFSGTIPSELGEFPRLADLNLASNLLTGSIPNSLSTMTSLNSLNLSHNRLTGKIPTSLDNLKLSSLDLSNNQLSGEVLLDLLTMGGDKAFADNKGLCVDESIKFSMNSGLGGCGGKAAQHKLNKLVVFCIVLLSLAVLMGGLLLVSYLNYKHSHEGDPEEQLEEAKGTNPKWKLENFHHVEFDADDVCGFDEDNLIGSGGTGKVYRLDLKKGCGTVAVKQLWKGNGVKVLTREMEILGKIRHRNIVKLYASLMKEGSNFLVFEYMPNGNLFEALHREIKAGKPELDWYQRYKIALGAAKGIAYLHHDCCPPIIHRDIKSTNILLDEDYEAKVSDFGVAKVSEISSRGSELSCFAGTHGYMAPEMAYTLRVTEKSDIYSFGVVLLELVTGRKPIEDAFGEGKDLVYWTSTHLNDKESIVKVLDQKVVSELVQEDMIKVLRIATLCTTKLPNLRPNMKEVVKLLVDAEPWTFRSSSKSEKKGHNFSEV, encoded by the exons ATGGCAATAATGGAGCTCCTGATTGGATTTGTCTCCCCTCATGAAATGACCCTTTTGCCCTTTCCAATTTCAACAATGGCAAGAATCCAAAGACTCCACTCCCTCCAAATTCTTGCCACTTTCTTacttttggttttgttttttcaGCCATCCAAGTCCTTAACTGCTGAAACTCAGGCCCTTTTACATTTCAAAGAGCAGCTCAATGACCCTTTGAGTTACTTGGATTCTTGGAAAGACTCAGAAACTCCTTGTAAATTCAATGGAATTACATGTGATCAAAATACTGGTCTTGTTACTGAAATTTCCCTTGACAACAAGTCCATTTCTGGGGTAATTTCCCCTTCAATATTTTCACTCAAAAGCCTCACTTCTTTGGTGCTACCTTCAAATTCTTTATCAGGGAACCTTCCAAGTGAAATAACCAACTGCACCAATCTCAAAATCTTGAATGTCACTGGAAATGACATGAATGGAACCATACCTGATTTATCTAAGTTGACTAACTTAGAAGTTTTAGACTTGTCTATAAACTACTTTTCAGGAAAGTTCCCATCTTGGGTTGGAAATTTTACTAGTTTGGTTGCACTAGGCCTAGGGGATAATGACTTTGTTGAAGGTAAAATTCCTGAGACTCTTGGGAATTTAAAGAAAGTGTATTGGCTTTACTTGGCAGGCTCAAATTTGATAGGAGAAATCCCAGAATCCATTTTTGAAATGGAGGCACTAGGAACATTGGATATTTCAAGAAATCAGATTTCTGGGAATTTCCCAAAGTATATAAACAAGCTGAAAAATTTATGGAAAATTGAGCTGTTTCAAAATAAGTTGACAGGTGAACTTCCTGTAGAACTTGCAGACCTCTctcttttgcaggaatttgataTTTCTAGCAACCAGATGTACGGGAAGCTGCCCCCGGGAATCGGGAACCTGAAGAAGTTAACAGTGTTTCAAATATTCAAGAATAACTTCTCTGGTGAAATTCCTCCTGCTTTTGGAGAAATGCAGCATCTTGATGCCTTTTCTGTGTACAGGAACAGTTTTTCTGGGGCATTTCCAGCAAATCTTGGTCGGTTTTCGCCCCTGAATAGCATAGACATATCTGAAAACAAATTTACTGGTGGATTCCCAAAATACTTGTGCCAAAATGGGAACTTGCAGTTTTTGCTAGCTATTGAGAACAGTTTCTCAGGGGAGTTTCCAAGTACTTATTCCTCTTGTAAGTCTTTACAGAGATTGAGGGTAAGTAATAATCAACTTTCTGGGAAAATATCTGATGGTGTATGGGGACTTCCAAATGTGTTGATGCTGGATTTCAGTGATAATAAGTTCAGTGGAACTATATCTCCTGATATTGGGACTGCTACTAGCTTGAGTCAGTTGGTGTTATCAAATAACAGATTTTCAGGTGAGCTTCCAAAAGAAGTTGGGAAACTCACACAATTGGAAAGGCTGTACTTGGATAACAATGAATTCTCCGGCGCAATACCTTCTGAGCTTGGTAAACTGAAGCAACTTTCATCTTTGCATTTGGAGAAGAACTCATTCTCAGGGACAATCCCATCAGAATTGGGTGAATTTCCTAGGCTTGCAGACCTGAATCTTGCTTCAAATCTTCTTACAGGTAGCATTCCCAATTCTTTATCGACAATGACATCTTTGAACTCTCTGAATCTTTCACACAACAGGCTCACTGGTAAAATACCGACTAGCTTGGACAATCTGAAGCTGTCGTCGTTAGATCTCTCTAACAACCAGCTATCAGGAGAAGTTTTATTGGATCTTTTAACAATGGGAGGAGATAAGGCATTTGCTGATAACAAGGGACTTTGTGTTGACGAAAGCATCAAATTCTCAATGAACTCGGGCTTGGGGGGTTGTGGTGGAAAGGCTGCTCAACACAAGTTAAACAAACTAGTTGTATTTTGCATTGTGTTGCTTTCCTTAGCTGTTCTAATGGGCGGTTTATTGCTTGTCAGTTACCTAAACTACAAGCATAGTCATGAAGGGGATCCTGAAGAACAGCTGGAGGAAGCCAAGGGAACAAATCCAAAATGGAAGCTAGAGAACTTCCACCATGTGGAATTTGATGCAGATGATGTTTGTGGTTTCGACGAAGACAATTTGATTGGAAGTGGAGGTACGGGGAAAGTTTATCGGTTAGACTTGAAGAAAGGTTGTGGAACTGTAGCTGTGAAGCAGCTGTGGAAAGGGAATGGTGTGAAAGTTTTGACAagggaaatggaaattttggggaaaatcaGGCACAGAAATATAGTAAAGTTGTATGCCAGTCTAATGAAAGAAGGTTCAAATTTCTTGGTTTTCGAGTACATGCCAAATGGTAATCTTTTCGAGGCACTACATCGAGAGATCAAGGCTGGCAAGCCAGAATTAGATTGGTACCAGAGATATAAAATAGCACTCGGAGCTGCAAAGGGAATTGCTTATCTGCACCATGATTGTTGCCCTCCTATTATTCATAGAGATATTAAATCAACGAACATTCTACTTGATGAGGATTATGAAGCAAAAGTTTCAGATTTTGGGGTTGCAAAAGTCTCAGAAATTTCTTCTAGGGGATCCGAGCTCAGTTGTTTTGCAGGCACTCATGGTTACATGGCTCCTG AAATGGCATATACTCTGAGAGTAACAGAAAAGAGTGACATTTACAGCTTTGGCGTCGTGCTATTGGAACTAGTAACGGGAAGAAAACCAATAGAAGATGCATTTGGAGAAGGCAAAGACTTGGTCTACTGGACGTCAACTCATTTAAATGACAAGGAAAGCATTGTCAAAGTTCTCGATCAGAAGGTGGTTTCTGAACTTGTTCAGGAAGACATGATCAAAGTGCTGAGAATCGCCACACTTTGTACAACTAAGCTTCCTAATTTGCGCCCCAACATGAAAGAAGTTGTCAAGTTGCTTGTTGATGCTGAACCTTGGACATTTAGATCTTCAAGCAAATCTGAGAAAAAGGGGCACAATTTTTCTGAGGTCTAG